The following is a genomic window from Panthera uncia isolate 11264 chromosome B4, Puncia_PCG_1.0, whole genome shotgun sequence.
gatttttttttttatggtggaaaaaaaatgtatatttagatTTAGCCAGCTGGACTCCATCTCAATGAAGCCAATTTTGTTGGCGGAATCCAAAGTGTCATAGTCGGGACTCAGCAGAACGTATGCCTTCTTCTCTCCGTTGGGCCCAACCCGGGTGTTGACCTTGGCCACGTCAATGTCatagagcttctgcacagcctgTCTGATCAGGTGTTTGCTGGCCTTGGCATTGGCAATGGATACAAGTGTGttgttgtcttctattttcttcaggGCTGACTCGGTGGTCACAGAGAACTCGACGATGGCACAGGGCAACTTGTTTCTCTGGAGGCGCTCTTTTAAGGATATTTGGGCTGCCTTTGGAGACGCCATCAGAATGGCCATCAGAATGGCCATCAGAATGTAGGTGATAGGCTGCTCTTCCTTTTTTGTGACTGTGGATGCCTTTCAGCACCACTTTCTTGGCCTTCAAAGCCTTTGCTTTGGCTTCGGCTTTGGGAGGGGTAGGGGCTTCCTTCTTTGCCTTCGGCGTCATCTTTGTGAAAGGTATCCTGAAGTTTAAATGCTGCTGaccacaaatttattttttaaatgcactctTCAGTAATAATCTAGATCTTGTTTGTTTTGAAGAACAGAGCTCTAGTGActaaacaaaaatacatataccAGATGCGCTTCTCTGTTCCAAAGGAACCAGAATGAATTTTCCAACCACATCTCCTTAAATCTCCAAACAAGGGAATGAGTGGATGACCTggtatcttcattttctttccatgtaaGAGTCTGATGATCCAAGTTGGCTCAGAGAGTTCAGTCAATTTCTGAAGCCACATCTATCCCTTTATAAAACCTGGCTCTTAACCAAAATGTAGATGGCTACACACTTACACTGAGTTTGTGTACTTTATGCATTTGGGTAACTTAACATCATGCACATAGAATCTGATACTGACATTTGTCCCATATacacttacaaataaaaacaagaacagacAGCATACGATGAAGAAGGAATATGGAACTTTTGCTTTTTCACAGCCATTAAGAAGGATTCCAGGCTGCGGATTAAACTGTCATGAAGAATTATCTGCTGAATTACCTGTGTGTTCAGCAACGCTTATCATGAGGAGTAATCATTCAGTGGCAGAGCACAGATAGTAAATATAGCACGTTCTACTTACTATAATTCAGTAGTTCTCCACCTTCCACCAAATGCCTCCTTTACTGTTAAGAAGTGAACCtgatagaaaataaaacctacacgcattaaaaaaaaaaaaaaatttaatgtagaggggcgtctgggtggctcagtcggttgagcgcccgacttcggctccggtcatgatctcatagctcatgaggtcgagccccactgtcgggctctgtgctgacagataggagcctggaacatgctttggattctgtgtctccctctctctctgcccctaacccacttgcattctgtctctgtctctctcaaaaaataaataaacatttatgtatatatatatatatacatatatatatatatgtatatatatatatatatatatatatatatatatttaatgtagaaAGATTGGGGGGGACTTACGAGAAGTTATAAATAGAGTTTTAATGTTATTACAATGGAGAGATTAACTGTGCTGGAGGAGGGCCTTGATGACTTCCAGTTAAAGATGGTGAGTTGAGCACATGTCGTCGTCCCCATGCTCTCCTGAAGTACCACTATTGTAACAGCAAAGGGTTTTTTAAAGGCATAAGCCatagagaacaacaacaacaacaaaaagtaggGGGACTGGAAAATTATATGTAACAGACTTTGTAGAACCAAGCAATTGAACACTAACCCAGTATTGGGGGAAAGTTAAGAAAGAACCCAACATAAATTGCAGACCTCCAAAATGCTGAAGAAATGGCATCATCGGATACTTCCAGAAAAACTAACCAGAGACttggttaaaagtctgtttcaggggcgcctgggtggcgcagtcggttaagcgtccgacttcagccaggtcacaatctcgcggtccgtgagttcgagccccgcgtcaggctctgggctgatggctcggagcctggagcctgtttccgattctgtgtctccctttctctctgcccctcccccgttcatgctctgtctctctctgtcccaaaaataaataaaaaacattgaaaa
Proteins encoded in this region:
- the LOC125919768 gene encoding 60S ribosomal protein L23a-like yields the protein MAILMAILMASPKAAQISLKERLQRNKLPCAIVEFSVTTESALKKIEDNNTLVSIANAKASKHLIRQAVQKLYDIDVAKVNTRVGPNGEKKAYVLLSPDYDTLDSANKIGFIEMESSWLNLNIHFFSTIKKKINFRIEPKLQILIKCLLVLHVSVRQEVPRWFHSSGMSKFAKLR